aataaatctcatgaccaggggaacattttgcgggggtcaggtcaaaggtcatgcagaggtcaaattttagaaacgcatttcctggacatctgtaaggggtacggggctcaaacttggtgacaacaaacttaatgatcaggggaacatgttggaacactttgcaggggttaggtcaaaggttatctggggtcaaatctttataacttcattttctggatatctgcaaggggtatggggctcaaactcagtgacaacaaatctcatgaccaggggaacattttgcagggtcaggtcaaaggtcatgtagaggtcaaattttctaaatgcattttctggacatctgttaggggtacggggctcaaactccacaacaacaaacttactgacctggggaacattttggaacactgtgcaagggtcatgtcaaaggtcatctggggtcatatcgtagaatttcattttctggatatctgtaagaggtacggggctcaaacatggtgacaacaaacctcaagaccagggaacattatggaacatcatgcataggtcaggtcaaaggtcatctggggtcaaatcttagaattgaattttttggacatctgttaggagtacgggactcaaacttggtgaaaacaaaccccatgaccaggggagcatttttggaacattttgtaggggtcagatacctccacaacaccaacatgccccagctaggtttgtggtctatgaccaccatttgccactagttctttcttcttcttcttctggcaacaaacttcaaaatgcttctcctcctacatgttacaccctacaattacgtaacttgcacatatgtatcgcctatatccagtgcccatatggtgcaaacagaattgggatcaaaggtcattaaagggcattttcggtatataaccaaatatcttcaaaatgcttcttctgccacatattacatagcacaatgacgtcacttacacatgtgcatcggctttacccagtgcccataccttgcacacagaattggggtcaaaggtcattaaggggttaaaatcttacaattacattatctggacatctgtaaggagtatggggctcaaactcgatacaataaatctcatgaccaggggaacattttgcgggggtcaggtcaaaggtcatgcagaggtcaaattttagaaacgcatttcctggacatctgtaaggggtacggggctcaaacttggtgacaacaaacttaatgatcaggggaacatgttgaaacactttgcaggggccaggtcaaaggttatctggggtcaaatctttataacttcattttctggatatctgcaaagggtatggggctcaaactcagtgacaacaaatctcatgaccaggggaacattttgcaggggtcaggtcaaaggtcatgtagaggtcaaattttctaaatgcattttctggacatctgttaggggtacggggctcaaactccacaacaacaaacttactgacctggggaacattttggaacactgtgcaagggtcatgtcaaaggtcatctggggtcaaatcgtagaatttcattttctggatatttgtAAGAGGTACgtggctcaaacatggtgacaacaaacctcaagaccaggggaacattgtggaacatcatgcataggtcaggtcaaaggtcatctggggtcaaatcttagaattgaatttttttgacatctgttaggagtacgggactcaaactcggtgaaaacaaaccccatgaccaggggagcattttgggaacattttgtaggggtcagatacctccacaacaccaacatgccactagttcttcttcttcttctggcaacaaacttcaaaatgcttctcctcctacatgttacaccctacaattacgtaacttgcacatatgtatcgcctatatccagggcccatatggtgcaaacagaattgggatcaaaggtcattaaaggggcattttcggtatataaccaaatatcttcaaaatgcttcttctgccacatattacatagcacaatgacgtcacttacacatgtgcatcggctttacccagtgcccataccttacactcagaattggggtcaaaggtcattaagggggtacaatcttacaattgtattatctgtacatctgtaaggggtatggggctccaactcagtgacaacaaatatcatgaccaatggaacattttgcagtcaggtcaaaggtcatgcagaggtcaaattttagaaatgcattttcgggacatctgtaaggggtacggggttcaaactcactgacaacaaacttaatgaccagggaacattttgcaggggtcaggtcaaaggttatctggggtcaaatcttataatttcattttctggacatctgtaaggggtatggggctcaaactcagtgacaacaaatctcatgaacaggcgaacagtttgcaggggtcaggtcaaaggtcatgcagaggtcaaattttcgaaatgcattttctgtacatctgtaaggggtatggttcaaactctgtgacaacaaacttactgaccaggggaacactttggaacgctgtgcaggggtcaggtcaaaggttatatgggtcaaatcttattaatttaattttctaggcatctgtaaggagtatgggactcaaactcggtgacaacaaacaaaACATGTCCAGGGGAacgtttttggaacattttgcaggggtcagatacctccaaaacaccaacatgccccagctaggtttgtggtctatgaccaccatttgccactagttttacttgtttccccacatcaagtggTTGCACCTTGctcgggggtgggggagggggcactcgaatatgaaagtgacgtacatgtgcctaccggagtacaACATTAGGGGGTCTATCGGTGgcgatttttgtaaaaaaaatgggggtcattcagtgggggTTCCAAGAAAATAGGGGTCCTTCAGTGGTGAAAATAAATCAATGAATTCAGGGGGTCTAGGGAACggccagcggctctgaaaaagggggtcgtcgccgcggcacatacccgtatagctggcaaatgtgagtgcccccccgggcacgCAGCGCAGGAAGAGACACTACTAGCACGAAAATATACACAATCATTCAAAAATACTGAATATTTTAATGGTTTAAACAATATTATATACACCATGAAATATACACACTTTAGAAATATAGGTCGTATTCGAAGACATGGGATAAACAGGGAAACTGCTGAAATGAggggacaggtaaatggcgagttaaaAATGGGTGAGTTAGATGAAAAGCGAGTTagaatggcgagttaccccctcaGTTTAAAGAgtgacccctgctgagaatacggTAAGTCCCGTTGGCGAGTTTAAATGATTTACAGCAAGTCCCGTCGGCCGGCGAGTTACGATTTTACGGCAAATCCCTCCAGCGAGGTAAGATTTTTATGGCAAGTCTCGccggcgagttaagatttttcGGCAAGTCCTGTGGTTTGTTCAGCAAATGATCccattttcttggttatttttgaatttgttaaCAAATGGATtgattttttcaattttcaggttATATTGTCTTCATAATATAAGagtccattttcaaaatttcccattCCTTTTCCTCTCCTTTCAATCTTTCTTCTTTTCACAATTTTCCTTTCAAGTTTTTGCTACGTGACTGATGTGGTTTTGAAATGTCAGCAAATATATGGATGTGCTAAAAATGTAACAAGAAGCTATAGGAATGTACCAAAATATATTCCTTAAGCTAGCCTTAAAACTGGCCTCATTACTGAccatttatattgtatatttgtgGTGTAACTCGTTGGAGGGACTTGATGAGTGTCATAACTCGCTGGCGGGACTTGACGGCACTGCTGTAACGTGCTTACAGGACTTGATGGTCTTTTCATAACTCGCCGGTGGGACTtcatggtgttgtcgtaacttaCTGTTGGGATTTAATGGTTTTGTCCTAACTCACCGGTGGGACTTGATGGTGCCTGCTGTAATTCGCTGTTGGGACTTAAATGCCGGTGCCGGGGACTAAGTTTGATGGTGTTGCCGTAACTCGCTTgcgggacttgatggtgttgccgTAACTCGCTTgcgggacttgatggtgttgccgTAACTCGCCGGTGGGACTTGATAGCTTTGTCGTGACTCGCCTTTTAGCTTTTTTTCGTGGGGGGGTAATTGACATAAAACCTAGTCTCTGTGGGGGTAACTCTCCTTTTTAATTCGCCTTTTCTTTAACTCGCATTTTTTTAATTCGCTTTTACGACCTCGTTAGCCTTTATAGGCTAGCCAAGCTAACTGCTACGCCCCAGTCGAGAAACTCGCCCTTAGGGTAGACCCTGTGGTAAACCCCCggagggggcactcccatatattatATTGGTAtgcgtcatgtgcctgtcaattagacccccatttttgaggcaaatctgccacccaatgaccccctttttcatcagcttacacccaaagacccacttttttaaaaatatgccacccaatgacccctttttttcatcagctttacaccaaatctgcaaattttggcgcgcttcgcgcgcattttgaacaaattttttgTATTTGCAATTTTGTAGCCATTTTAGCGGGAAAATTGCTAATTTGTACAaagttttgcacatttttgcccagaaagtaAATTTTCACGGTCAGGGTATATTATTTGAAACGTTACGGTATATTTGAAACACAACACCACACTGCCTTTTGTATTAACCGAATAACCGTGGTCAAAAATGTACGCCCATTTCATAGATGATCTATGCTCATTTGGTCCGTGTGGAATACTACCAGACTGGTGTCCGCAATACCcttgtcacttccaaagtcgagtgccccatCCCCCCTCCTCCCGATTTTAGTAAGCAATCCAATTGCCTCACTTATGAGTCGTCCGATTtacttgtaaccatggtaaccataaTTTGACTGCTGTGGTCCCTGTGCGTAATCATGGGGTTCTATAATACTGTGGGCAACAGTGGGCGTGGCCCGCTAGGTAGGCCTACATTGGATCAAAGATATGCTCCTTCACCATCTGTGTACGGATATTCTTCCTGCGGCTGTTGTGATCCATATTCTCCCGGGTATTCTCCTCGTCCAGGCTGTAAGAATaatgacaaaataataataataataataataataataataataataataataataataataataataataataataataataataataatgataatgataatgataatgataataataataataataataataataataataataataataataataataataattcaaagaGAATTAGCCATTGATCATTAAACTGAGGCTAACTAGTAGTATATTGACAATATacgtgtgctctttcattttagggaaggggtatgaacgtttggacagtatttattgtgggacattagagcacatcagacatatccaattgcattctgaatacgaagaatgtccttctgatatcaaataattttgattttttgaaattcgcaatgtaatacacattttatggcaaatcattaaaattgagatttttgatatttaacagtacttgaagtaaatttataaatctgatgatttatacttaaagtgaatgtaggtgcgatgaaatgccgacgatcaattgaaaattttgacattttcgtattgaagatatggatttttttcccaaaacaccaaaaaaaaataggtcttttggggggaaatccatatcttcaatataaaaggtcatttatttcgaggactgttatatatcaaaatttgaaaatatcaaattttaataatttgtcataaaatttgtattatatcgtgaatttaaaatgaaaattatttgatatcagaaagacatgcttcgtattcaaaatgtaattcgatacgtctgaggtgctctcaagtcccacaaaaaatactgtcgaaacgccttaaacgctcattctagatcccttaatgacatacaatttgataaatattgtaagaaacacttgaggttttgacttttaaaacctacatttttgtcaaaaagtgtgctgggataggtcgttttcaacagattaccACATTCGCCTAGCTATAAACAttacgttatctgttgacctaataaaaaaagtgttttaggggaagtgttagctttcgttcatataaaaaaaattatgattggatgaagggaacacttgagattttgacaaaaatcaatcACAGATATCTATTTTCCACAATATCTCACACCGCTCTTATGATGATATACACTCAAACGTGTAGTAAAACACAGTCTGCGTATAGAGTcaagactcgctgtgcttggaaatttccatgtgctcgggtgtatcgaggtggaaactgtgcgtagatgcatttataaaagaatcatttttgtagtcaaaccttttcataataTGTCATTGTATGATTTCCATCACTGGTGTCCCCACTGGAGAATCCACAGCATGCCATAATAATTCCAATAAGAGCAGCTAGCCCTGCCCCTCCACCAATCGCTGCTGTTGTTAGATGTATTACGTGAATATCCTATATGAAAAGAGATTGGATATATGACCAATGAGAAACACAGACATCGCCcgcttaataattacattatactgcagagacactgaaatgaatacccgggatcgatatccgtgaatgtgctatgcacgatttgatattcagacgataaatctttggataccggggtagaaaatgatgaatatctcccgtaattgatttagtctaaagaatccAGTTTTtctttgcacttgaatatatctgttcaacggatatgatagtcattagctagcgtcttgagaaagaagcgtgcgtcttgaactcaaaaactgacaaaaatattctgattttatatgtgccgaactatagcgcagcgtataggctagctgcactcactcgtggacaTATgttggaggcagtctaaaagcagatgacccatggcgtatacatgctcacacacagagaggtcaattagcaggctattgtcagtagccttagtccgatgtccctcggctcattatccgtctcaaaactattaaacaggtcggaacaaaatggtcatgcgtggctgtggattcaacctaccatggcgatttctgacatgaagatatcggggcgatgacactgtgaggtAGATGACGATTTATACGGTTATTTGGGATTATGTGGAAATCCTGACGATAACATACTATGAAACAAAGGTGGTataataattgaagaccgaattaaaaagactagtttcctTCTGACGTCATGGCAAAGGCGCgatgtgattggttactgacctgcgctgTACGGTATttttggtctagttgacaggacgtcatacgcaaacttgtctttttaattctgtcttcaattattgaCCTGGGATTGGGTAGGTTTTCGTATGGAATTCCCCAAACTTTCAACTTTCTTTTACTTTTCtatttgatcaaaattgaacattccgttcaaattttacaaatgaaaaactGTCAACAGAAAATGCGAAAATAATCCATAATGATTGTTATGCCATAATACATGcattctatttcttatgtattctattgttttcaagAAGTAATATTTTAGaaatcatttaatacaaattaattacaGGTCCAAAATGCACCAGTTACACCAAAACATATTGTTGTATATCAAAATGTTACAACAGTAAAAATAATCATGCTAATCatcaaaattatgttaattagcaattaatattcattattgATTTTATTAAAGTCAATTTTCTCGTATTTCATATTTTCACCTCAAAAAAAGCAAAACTACACCCCCTACTGGCCTGAAATTTGGAATGAATATGCGCTTTAATCCCTGATCTGTGCACTGAGCCTACTTTTGAAAATGTTAACTGCATGCTTCAATGTGAAATGTCTGCCATACGAAAGTTGCCCATGCCAAAAATTCCCCATGACATGATTCTTGGACACAGTTGATAGCCTTACCCCTCTAAAAGCTAAGTCTGTACAGATAGGCTCAATGCACATatctcattaaagccatattataacatttgctgaggagaacgccctgaaaaaaaaattaaattctgttttttacacaattgtaatctACTTtatcaataaagatactctgcaaaaatcaagactttaggtgctgtagttttgtcaaaatctgagattttgaataaaacgatgcgatggaaccggcgttttattattacgatggaaatattagtcgaacacatatgcCCAGTACGTGCACGGCGCGCGGGACACACACATagacacaccccgaggatcgtatcgtatttacaaccgcgggagtaacatgcatgggcgcttgtagtaaattccagttttctatgctttacttcacttgttcggctcaaaattaaaaggggatatatctgacagtaaaagctaacatcttATGGAAaatacattactcgttgactgccgataaaacgcccaataaagacttagtcaccggaccgcgccggccagttaaagtacatgccctatcacaccactccacaccatacataaattctcccagtcataTTTCCcagatatgaaattaaaaaaagtcaaattttaatttacttcttttaaagtttggcagaggcggggttcgaactcacggcgcaacgcttagtactctatgagcctagcgccttagaccactcggccagtCGGCCACTTgccttgttgttattcatttgaaacttatttaaaaatataatcgctaccacgtgacaagcaaagacagaaaacgtattatattttggaattttatcattaatgtgtatcataatagagctaccattatttatattgttgaattctcaagcgcatcatttctaattgggtttttattcctaaagcccgatactgactccacctgtacattttaatttcatcgcgggatgctgagatgtttgaaaagcatcgcagcatcgcataccgctgcgaagtggagtcaggatcgggcttaattcgaaccaccagcatccatggttcgatgtagagagtctttcctattcagaggaaatattgcaattacacaccttattgccttttaacaataaccaatgacactagcacgtaattccagtcaagcaccaatctttaatcctattgttgaagaggataataagcttatacttatgtatagcattcgtaaaagagcttaagtctttgtttgctttggttaagtcctgttcaagtggtggattaaccaacaattaacaatgagagtacattcctgaacctcgttcagttggcgatgatttgaagtgaccgccaattatgaccatttgatatttaataggggcctaccagcaatgtggaaaaaaaagaaataatgtagtgccaaaataatgtacccttttacggaaggagcaaagtttaacaagttacaactccgcttctgcagtacgaatgtcagcggcgaatgtcaggttattatttcccagtcttgaaaaaaaattgcaggcagaggtgggaatcgatctcggtacctaccggttaaaaagcactgtgcaaaaccactaagccaactaaatatctgtcgtgagatgcttgacattaatctttgatattgctgaatggaacaaatcgcggaattaaatcagtaataaaagaagtagattcttatttagcggccaaattggataaaaggggaaatatttgtccctgctctaaagaaaatataggttagaaaattatcaaataaatttaaattaaaattgagactttatatttatttatttcacaaggcggcattttcacagacaaacactgtatacgctaaaaacttgaccctcaatactagatgatggcatagctcagtgttagagcatcagactggtaatgtcaatatcgttggttcgaatccgcctgccagcaatggttattatgattttaatgctacgctacaatttgttcaattttttttcatttatttatttatttatttatttaatcattcattcattcattcattcattcattcattcattcattcattcattcattcattcattcatttatttatttaaataatttgatatatttgaaagggtatttgagcaatttgaaattttaccccgtataatcctatggggtcattttgaacccacccctcccaaattgccaaaacctatgagtttaaatcatacataatgatcagtacgtcaatcatgagtgaacaccggttggtcactgcatttatttgggaatgggtaggcactgcagcttgattcaccatccacaacatgataatgtgtgcacatgctacattatatacacttgtaggcctatgttgttgttggtgtataagtaatgggccttgcaattgaaatgcctcaagcttttaatccgatatgcagattatctatttgttttcatgaattggaagacattctttgatgtattaatgtactgagctcaatgatctgaaattactggagtgtgaggtcagcatagtattttattaacagaaagtatagaggccctgcatgaaattatcgattggctccaaagaaaggatttgagccggtgtccttcaccgtagttatggcggagtgcagtccattcaatcaaatgttgtcatcaacctatttgattgcaatcatgcttttgttgaatacatttgagtagtccgccatatttacgggatgatatgtcagatcacatgcaaggcctctattctccaaattcatttcctaatgtatgtgagaatgatacaataataacatgatgaacatagtcattgatgcatcagttttaaaatattttaccatatttggcggttctcggctgggcgcgattaccaggctgatggtggcatgtccatatgacagtttttactaatttgacctaagatgacccctggcgaccccaaaatgaccttccaaaaatttggctctaaatgttgactgtacccaccaagtttcatgcccatacgatagttttagtaatttgacctcagatgacccctgggtgaccttggatgaccccaaaatgatctaaacttataactctaaatgttgactgtacccaccaagtttcatgcccatatatgagtttttactaatttgacttcagatgacccgtggtgaccttggatgaccccaaaatgaccttcaaaaatgttgttttaaatgttgactgtacctaccaagtttcatgcccatacgacactttttagtaatttgacctcagatgacccctgggagcggaccccggtgtcagatgactttaaaacgaacataaacatcttcttgacaggacagaactacacccacccaccgagtttgagccccgtacgacctagtttcatgcccatatgacagtttttagtcattttacctcaaatgacccctggggggGGCCccagggtcggatgacttaacgaacatgaacatcttcttgccaggacagaactacacccacccaccgagtttgagtcccgtagtacctagtttcatgcccatatggcagtttttagtcatttgacctcaaatgaccccttggagggggcccggggtcggatgacttaacgaacataaacttcttcttgccaggacagaactacacccacccaccgagtttgagccccgtacgacctacgacggcctcacattagcagtcacagacaaaacctaaatctacagaatatatccattactcgtctcgaaagagctcaaaataaataacttagaaaattttcttgatgtcctttaacatgtttccatagttaaccatcgttagccatggatatctatgctgtagaactgaccggtgactaagtccgatttattgggacgtttatcgaccatcaacgagtaatgaaatacaaatctatttttaaagaaatgttataacatggctttaagagctttaatttgataccttaATGAGCTTCATACGATGTTTAGTTGTTGCTCTACATTTTTTGACGTTTCTCGGTTttcagctaattaattatgcaaatgagctaattaatattcataaaactaTGCACAAATGTATTTCTCCATATGGTGATGGTGTTTAGTTACCAAAATAAGTCAATCCCACGAGCTTAAGCACTAAAGCAATCACAGAAGTAGTGATATAGGTGACTTTTTATTAGGGTTTGGGGGCAGGTGTCAGGAGCGGAATTTGTGATGGTGTCATAATAGCGCCAAAATATTGAGATCCtgctctctgattggtcaattatatagGAACCACGCCCCAAACAGTGGGATGACTCATGAAAAaggtaattatgcaaatgaattgCTCTTGAACAAATGCCCCCCTTTTGGGGGCTGCTCCTTGAGGAGTTGTTATAGCCCATGTGTGATTGAACATTGTCACCGACATTTTACATCCTACGTATTCTTTTGCGGCTATATGTATTTTCAAGTGTGCGTtaccctttttttaaatgttatttataaataaatacaccAGCCTGCCTAATATATATAATGCTGTACACTAATTTCAACATAGAGGTGAATATTTatttacccctgtatgacctttcggtcaccaggggtcaaatccaaaatagCCTCACGtctatagtaaaatcaatattggACCTTGTACTTAATGTGTGATAATTCTCATGTTTTACTCGGAAGTGCACACTGCACAATGGTTCCCTGTTTGGAGCTTAGCAACAACTTTGGTGACCTATAAAATAAAAGATGCAATGCTGCAAGATAACCACACAGCCATTTTATAGgttttatacagcctgtctcaaaaaaaattgtgcaagtgaaaagcgccctcgttggcaattagaaaataccgttgtgacataatgcttacatcaacgtcaagggcatagtcttagctctctaatgccgtttagtctgttcaatttgcttgttttaatctcgagatatgcttacttaacaacgaaagggtaaaatcacaattgtgccatttTTACATGGGGAtatggctgtacatgtaaatcaatgatcaagagttccttcatgaaatcaaaagaatgcatcaattacacaacaatacaaaattgtttttagtgttttatcatgataaatgtataataattctctttttccacttacgacaaattaaacgataaatgaatatttcacattctgctgtaaaattaaatacacgtgcatgtcaatgattttaccatggtaaatactgttctctttgacattcaagacatgttaaaagacaaacaaatattgcacacttataggttaatgaactttaacaagttcatgaaatttgacaaattaatgaaattagacaaaataatgcacgcgcgctggtgttgatgcgtctcatgcacgagccccgaaggggggagtgcatattagacgcatcaacatcagctatcattgatttacatgtacagccctattcgctagtgaaagtggcacaattgtgatttcaccctttcgtcgttaactaaacatatctcgagattaaaaagagtaaattgaacagaacaaacggtatttgagagctaagactgtgtacttgacgttgatgtaagcatcatgtctcaacggtattttctaattgccagagagggcgattttcacttgcacaacttttttgagacaggctgtagtgtcAAGAAGCTGGATATAAAAGGTTATTTACCAGACCAAAAATGACACAACCGCTACCCTGGTTATTGTACAACTTATCACAATCAGTCGGATAAATCCATGCCGTGGCCCAAAATGCTTCTGTAATAACCTGAACTCCAGCAGCTAGTAAGGCTATGACGGATATC
Above is a genomic segment from Amphiura filiformis chromosome 17, Afil_fr2py, whole genome shotgun sequence containing:
- the LOC140137486 gene encoding uncharacterized protein: MAGNKYGAIIVGAILILLGLASVGAGIALSTIYKEVSTSLLRYTYSPTWAGVLYILAGIVGTSTCCCFGSQDGTKCTLIVFIAISVIALLAAGVQVITEAFWATAWIYPTDCDKLYNNQGSGCVIFGLDIHVIHLTTAAIGGGAGLAALIGIIMACCGFSSGDTSDGNHTMTYYEKPGRGEYPGEYGSQQPQEEYPYTDGEGAYL